In the Victivallis sp. Marseille-Q1083 genome, one interval contains:
- a CDS encoding IS4 family transposase has product MARTQAQLADNFRESDFLTLASLLGVVPFEALCNALTKCGLATQRYRKLPLELMAYYVICLSLYSSISLQEVLRCILEGFDWLKIKMPCGEIKGRGGISRARNRLGYKAMQCLFEDVCNPLAQPDTIGAFYRGWRLMAIDGTTFDLPDEQRNHDFFGRPPCSRGKTAFPQLRMTTLLEIGTRAIIGAAYGPYSEGENTQGKRLLPLLQKDMLLLADRGFGCYPFFSECIKTGASLVFRIRSNMKFAKEKILPDGSFLSTFYPGTEQRKKTNGIPVRVIEYAIKGSSEKYRLITSILKEEDAPASELAALYHERWEIELAYDELKNHLKQPGAALRSKTPELIIQELFGYLLAHYTIRSLIHQAARKNKVDPDRLSFINAVRILCRKITAAHFPPQTTGN; this is encoded by the coding sequence ATGGCACGAACCCAAGCGCAGTTGGCAGATAATTTTCGCGAGAGTGACTTTTTAACCTTGGCCTCATTGCTTGGGGTTGTTCCTTTTGAAGCCCTTTGCAATGCACTGACCAAGTGCGGACTTGCGACGCAACGTTACCGCAAACTGCCACTGGAATTGATGGCTTATTATGTTATTTGCCTTTCGCTGTATTCAAGCATTTCGTTGCAAGAGGTTTTGCGCTGCATTCTTGAGGGCTTTGACTGGCTGAAGATAAAAATGCCTTGCGGCGAAATCAAAGGGCGAGGAGGAATTTCACGTGCCAGGAACCGTTTGGGGTACAAGGCAATGCAATGTTTATTCGAGGATGTTTGTAACCCCCTGGCCCAGCCGGATACCATTGGCGCCTTTTATCGGGGATGGCGTTTGATGGCAATCGACGGCACAACCTTTGATTTACCGGATGAGCAGAGGAATCATGATTTTTTTGGCCGTCCGCCATGCTCCCGCGGGAAAACCGCATTTCCGCAATTGCGCATGACAACTTTACTTGAAATCGGTACGCGTGCGATTATTGGTGCGGCCTATGGGCCTTATTCTGAAGGGGAAAATACTCAAGGCAAACGACTTTTGCCGCTCCTGCAAAAGGATATGCTGCTACTTGCTGATCGTGGCTTTGGTTGCTATCCGTTCTTTTCCGAATGCATCAAAACTGGCGCATCGTTAGTGTTTCGAATCCGCAGCAATATGAAATTTGCAAAAGAAAAAATTCTGCCGGACGGTTCTTTTTTAAGTACGTTCTATCCTGGCACGGAACAACGCAAGAAAACCAATGGCATTCCTGTTCGAGTAATTGAATATGCCATCAAAGGCTCCAGCGAAAAATATCGCTTGATAACCAGTATTTTAAAAGAGGAAGACGCTCCGGCTTCGGAACTTGCGGCTCTCTACCACGAGCGCTGGGAGATCGAATTGGCTTATGATGAATTGAAGAATCATCTGAAGCAACCAGGAGCCGCCTTGCGAAGCAAAACCCCGGAATTGATTATACAGGAATTGTTTGGATATCTACTTGCGCACTATACGATTCGCAGCTTAATACATCAAGCCGCACGGAAAAATAAGGTCGATCCAGACCGGCTTTCCTTTATCAATGCGGTACGAATTCTGTGCAGAAAAATCACTGCTGCTCATTTTCCCCCTCAAACCACAGGAAATTGA
- a CDS encoding LacI family DNA-binding transcriptional regulator → MDTLKSLAAKLDLSIATVSMALNHSPLVSKKTAARVWALANELNYRPNNIGKALQAGRNDLIGCLIHTLLSSFFNELLEGMGQKAAQERFGLLASWSNGSDSMLHINQMLAQRVSGVVFSGYDESFPQISRQLERAGVEIVFCSTHLHGDYPFVVTDDFSGGEMAAKYLISCGHRRLLVQDYPVERRLQGCLKAFAAAPNLSFEIFEQLAGLPEQIRRTGATGIIFFSDIDAMDGMYLLRQQGFRIPEDLSVIGYDNLPVAARPEFELTTIGQQRMEIGSKAVEYLIRKSRGETPEAHQYLAPELVVRKSVRTL, encoded by the coding sequence ATGGATACGCTGAAATCATTGGCCGCCAAACTCGATCTTTCGATCGCCACCGTCTCGATGGCGCTGAACCACTCTCCGCTGGTCAGCAAAAAGACGGCGGCCCGGGTCTGGGCGCTCGCCAATGAACTGAATTACCGGCCGAACAACATCGGCAAGGCGCTGCAGGCCGGCCGGAACGACCTGATCGGCTGCCTGATTCATACGCTGCTCTCCTCGTTCTTCAACGAACTGCTCGAAGGCATGGGGCAAAAAGCCGCCCAGGAACGTTTCGGCCTGCTGGCCAGTTGGAGCAACGGCAGCGACAGCATGCTCCACATCAACCAGATGCTGGCACAGCGGGTCAGCGGCGTGGTGTTCTCCGGGTATGACGAATCATTTCCGCAGATTTCACGGCAGTTGGAACGAGCCGGCGTCGAAATCGTTTTCTGTTCCACTCATCTCCACGGCGATTATCCCTTTGTCGTCACTGACGACTTTTCCGGCGGCGAAATGGCCGCCAAATACCTGATTTCCTGCGGCCACCGCCGGCTGCTCGTGCAGGATTACCCGGTCGAACGCCGGCTGCAGGGTTGCCTGAAGGCGTTCGCCGCAGCGCCGAACCTCAGCTTTGAAATTTTCGAACAACTTGCCGGACTGCCGGAGCAAATCCGGCGGACCGGCGCGACCGGCATCATCTTTTTCTCCGATATCGACGCGATGGACGGCATGTACCTGTTGCGCCAGCAGGGCTTCCGTATCCCGGAAGACCTCTCCGTCATCGGTTACGACAATCTGCCGGTCGCCGCCCGCCCGGAATTCGAGCTGACCACCATCGGCCAGCAGCGGATGGAAATCGGCAGCAAAGCGGTGGAATACCTGATCCGCAAAAGCCGGGGCGAAACGCCGGAGGCGCATCAATATCTGGCTCCCGAACTGGTGGTTCGCAAGTCGGTCAGAACTTTGTGA
- a CDS encoding sugar phosphate isomerase/epimerase, producing the protein MKSGILINSYRAPLEECLPLAAAAGVDGIQLYAKGPFYNLLEWTPEELDRLRRTAATHQLEISALCAELGGHGFQIARDNPARIETTKRIIDIAGRLGAGVITTHIGVIPEQESDPRYPVMLEAMKTLGDYAQQRGIAIGIETGPEAAEVLVRFLEQTAGGVGVNFDPANLVMVRNDDPVRAAAVFGSHVVYSHFKDGVHYRDCDPARVYQAFAEGGFEQLVAETGTLFAEVPPGSGSVDFPACLAELERHGYDGYLTIERETGSDPQADILAAVTYLKQLIKEK; encoded by the coding sequence GTGAAAAGCGGTATTCTGATCAACTCTTACCGGGCGCCGTTGGAGGAGTGTCTGCCTCTGGCGGCGGCGGCCGGCGTCGACGGCATTCAGCTCTATGCCAAAGGACCGTTTTACAATCTGCTGGAATGGACGCCGGAAGAACTGGACCGCCTCCGGCGGACGGCGGCAACCCATCAACTGGAAATTTCCGCCTTGTGCGCCGAATTGGGCGGTCACGGCTTTCAAATCGCCCGGGACAATCCGGCCCGAATCGAAACGACCAAACGGATCATCGATATCGCCGGCCGGCTCGGCGCCGGAGTCATCACCACTCACATCGGAGTCATTCCCGAACAGGAAAGCGATCCCCGCTATCCGGTGATGCTGGAGGCGATGAAAACACTGGGCGACTATGCGCAGCAGCGCGGCATCGCCATCGGCATTGAAACCGGTCCGGAAGCGGCGGAAGTGCTGGTCCGCTTCCTCGAACAGACCGCCGGCGGTGTCGGCGTCAATTTCGATCCGGCCAATCTGGTCATGGTCCGCAACGACGATCCGGTCCGGGCGGCGGCGGTTTTCGGCTCGCATGTCGTCTATTCCCATTTCAAGGACGGCGTCCATTACCGCGACTGCGATCCGGCCCGGGTTTATCAGGCGTTCGCCGAAGGCGGTTTCGAGCAGCTCGTCGCGGAAACCGGCACCTTGTTCGCCGAAGTGCCGCCGGGCAGCGGCAGTGTGGATTTTCCGGCCTGCCTGGCGGAACTTGAACGCCACGGCTATGACGGTTATTTGACCATCGAACGGGAAACCGGCAGCGATCCGCAAGCGGATATCCTGGCCGCAGTAACCTATCTCAAACAATTAATCAAGGAGAAGTGA
- a CDS encoding Gfo/Idh/MocA family protein translates to MKKLKIGIIGGGSIARHCHLPGYAADPDCILAAIADPEAASLQAVRQKWPFEHEYADYREMLEHEQLDLVSVCTPNKFHAGAAIAAMESGADVILEKPIAINLTEAQQIADAVKRTGRRLAVGFSHRYNNLIRAARQSCEAGTIGKLYMLRIRFAHGGPYPGWASTDWFYNPELAGGGAVLDMSIHAFDLIAYLAGPITTISAISATLRKPIAVEDNMVAICRVGDSCLGYIETSWTSPAGFNGVELYGDNGSIVIDYTTGEAGLTSGVLSPEGTVTMEKQVIATSGVPPWQCEMAELLDACRNHKPFAAGIEQGVDALRVATAVYESSRTGREIRLDGTDFHPHCTGN, encoded by the coding sequence ATGAAGAAGCTCAAAATCGGTATCATCGGCGGCGGTTCGATCGCCCGCCACTGCCACCTCCCCGGTTATGCCGCCGATCCGGACTGCATCCTGGCGGCAATTGCCGACCCGGAGGCCGCGTCGCTGCAGGCGGTCCGGCAAAAGTGGCCGTTCGAACACGAATATGCCGATTACCGGGAAATGCTCGAACACGAACAACTGGATCTGGTCTCCGTTTGCACACCGAATAAATTTCACGCCGGTGCCGCAATTGCAGCGATGGAATCCGGTGCCGACGTCATCCTGGAAAAGCCGATCGCCATCAACCTGACCGAAGCACAGCAGATTGCCGACGCCGTCAAACGGACCGGCCGGCGGCTGGCAGTCGGCTTTTCCCACCGTTACAACAACCTGATCCGGGCGGCCAGGCAGAGTTGCGAGGCCGGAACGATCGGCAAGCTTTATATGCTGCGGATCCGTTTCGCCCACGGCGGTCCCTACCCGGGCTGGGCTTCGACCGACTGGTTCTACAATCCCGAACTGGCCGGCGGCGGCGCGGTATTGGACATGAGCATCCACGCTTTCGACTTGATCGCCTATCTGGCCGGTCCGATCACGACGATCAGCGCAATTTCGGCAACCTTGCGCAAACCGATCGCAGTGGAAGACAACATGGTCGCCATCTGCCGGGTCGGTGATTCCTGTCTCGGTTACATCGAAACCAGTTGGACCAGCCCGGCCGGCTTCAACGGCGTCGAACTCTATGGCGACAACGGTTCGATCGTCATCGATTACACGACCGGGGAAGCGGGCCTGACCTCCGGCGTCCTCAGCCCGGAGGGAACCGTAACCATGGAAAAACAGGTCATCGCCACCAGCGGCGTGCCGCCCTGGCAGTGCGAAATGGCCGAATTGCTCGACGCCTGCCGGAATCACAAACCGTTTGCCGCCGGCATCGAACAGGGCGTCGATGCGTTGCGCGTCGCCACGGCGGTTTACGAATCCAGCCGGACCGGCCGGGAAATCCGGCTGGACGGAACAGACTTCCACCCCCATTGCACAGGAAATTGA
- a CDS encoding oxidoreductase — MAKKKVGIIDYHIDEWHANHLPEFFAGAQRRNEFELYCAWEESPAAPPGQPLQTYCAAHGLIAAGSIQAVVEQADCLLVLAPSNPETHCRLAELPLKSGKPTYIDKTFAPDLEAAMAMIRLAGQHRTPFFTSSALRFSSELLAARRQGIRPSTALAEGGGSSFEEYCIHQIEMVVSALGTGAIRLMQCGTPDCEHLVLQYADSRFGTLTLRPDLDFRLLLGEAERTVRLDPLTAFFPNFTDALLEFFTTGVSPVPVEETIEVIKIRDAALAGLSKRHEWIAIR, encoded by the coding sequence ATGGCAAAGAAAAAAGTCGGAATCATCGACTACCATATCGATGAATGGCACGCCAATCACCTGCCGGAATTTTTCGCCGGCGCCCAACGGCGCAACGAATTCGAACTGTATTGCGCCTGGGAAGAATCCCCGGCGGCTCCGCCGGGGCAGCCGCTGCAAACCTACTGCGCCGCCCACGGCCTGATTGCCGCAGGCAGCATCCAGGCAGTCGTCGAACAGGCCGACTGCCTCCTGGTCCTGGCCCCTTCCAACCCCGAAACCCATTGTCGCCTGGCCGAGCTGCCGCTGAAAAGCGGCAAGCCGACTTACATCGACAAGACGTTCGCCCCCGATCTGGAAGCGGCGATGGCGATGATCCGTCTCGCCGGGCAGCACCGGACGCCTTTTTTCACGTCGTCGGCGCTTCGGTTCAGCAGTGAGCTGCTCGCTGCCCGGCGCCAGGGAATCAGGCCGTCGACCGCGTTGGCCGAAGGCGGCGGCAGCAGTTTTGAAGAGTACTGCATCCATCAGATCGAAATGGTGGTGTCGGCCCTCGGCACCGGCGCGATTCGCCTGATGCAATGCGGCACGCCGGACTGCGAACACCTGGTGCTGCAATACGCCGACAGCCGCTTCGGGACCCTGACGTTGCGTCCCGATCTTGATTTCCGGCTGCTGCTCGGTGAAGCCGAACGCACTGTTCGGCTCGACCCGTTGACCGCGTTCTTTCCGAATTTCACCGATGCCCTGCTGGAATTCTTCACCACCGGCGTTTCGCCGGTCCCGGTGGAAGAGACGATCGAAGTCATCAAAATCCGGGACGCCGCGCTGGCCGGTTTGTCCAAACGGCACGAATGGATCGCAATCCGGTAA